A stretch of Megalobrama amblycephala isolate DHTTF-2021 linkage group LG14, ASM1881202v1, whole genome shotgun sequence DNA encodes these proteins:
- the LOC125244401 gene encoding gastrula zinc finger protein XlCGF57.1-like has translation MRTHTGEKSYTCQQCGKSFTANGHLTVHMRIHTGEKPFTCQQCGKSFAEKGHLRSHMSIHSGEKPYTCKLCGKNFTDKGNLQVHMRIHTGEKAFTCDQCGKSFHMRIHTGEELFSCQQCGKSFTQKGNLKVHVKNHNGEKPFT, from the exons ATGAggactcacactggagagaagtcttatacctgccaacagtgtggaaagagctttaCTGCAAATGGACATCTtacagtccacatgagaattcacactggagagaaacctttcacctgccaacagtgtggaaagagctttgcTGAAAAAGGACACCTTAGATCCCACATGAGTATTCactctggagagaagccttacacctgcaaaCTGTGTGGAAAGAACTTCACTGATAAAGGAAACCTtcaagtccacatgagaattcacactggagagaaggcgttcacatgtgatcagtgtggaaagagtt tccacatgagaattcacactggagaggaGCTTTTCagctgccaacagtgtggaaagagcttcactCAAAAAGGAAACCTCAAAGTCCATGTGAAAAATCACaatggagagaagcctttcacctga
- the LOC125245207 gene encoding uncharacterized protein LOC125245207 isoform X1 translates to MQTVNAPNSVLKSIKFHQIHSLSCAFGRWHATQVSSLFRWSWTVRKSSLFSSEEEHDSDDERLYFEERLDPAEDTVSDENVDPSLSHSPAILTKRARSNTGDNEKDYSPNESAPKPLAKKAKKNIQTSNRHSALSWKTDNDTDMVPQTLRFLPAREPGPQLRPADEHTPKSLFKMFKMQGIMPPLVVGTACFAKYSLVKGKTHLGNARHVTFTCVFS, encoded by the exons ATGCAAACTGTAAACGCCCCTAACAGCGTCTTAAAAAGCATCAAGTTTCATCAGATTCATTCGCTTTCCTGCGCGTTTGGAAGATGGCACGCTACTCAGGTGAGCAGCCTCTTCAGATGGTCCTGGACAGTGAGGAAGAGTTCACTTTTTTCCTCGGAAGAAGAACACGACTCTGACGATGAACGTCTGTATTTTGAAGAGCGACTTGATCCAGCTGAAGATACAGTTTCTGATGA aaatgtgGATCCATCACTCTCGCATTCACCTGCAATTCTCACTAAGAGGGCACGCAGCAACACAGGCGATAATGAGAAAGA ctaTAGCCCTAATGAGAGTGCTCCAAAACCCCTTGCAAAAAAGGCCAAGAAAAACATTCAGACAAGCAACAGGCATTCAGCTCTGTCATGGAAAACAGATAATGACACTGACATGGTTCCACAGACTCTGAGATTCCTACCTGCACGGGAACCTGGACCACAGCTGCGTCCTGCTGATGAACACACTCCTAAGAGtctcttcaaaatgttcaaaatgcaaGGAATAATGCCACCGCTGGTCGTCGGAACTGCATGCTTTGCAAAGTACAGCTTGGTAAAAGGCAAGACACACCTTGGAAATGCCAGGCATGTGACATTTACttgtgtcttcagttga